A genomic region of Macaca mulatta isolate MMU2019108-1 chromosome 5, T2T-MMU8v2.0, whole genome shotgun sequence contains the following coding sequences:
- the AADAT gene encoding kynurenine/alpha-aminoadipate aminotransferase, mitochondrial isoform X2 produces MNYARFITAASAARNPSPIRTATEISSRGPKSMISLAGGLPNPNMFPFKTAVITVENGKTIEFGEEMMKRALQYSPSAGIPELLSWLKQLQIKLHNPPTVHYPPSQGQMDLCVTSGSQQGLCKVFEMIINPGDNVLLDEPAYSGTLQSLHPLGCNIINVASDEHGIVPDSLRDILSRWKPEDSKNPQKNTPKFLYTVPSGNNPTGNSLTSERKKEIYELARKYDFLIIEDDPYYFLQFNKFRVPTFLSMDVDGRVIRADSFSKIISSGLRIGFLTGPKPLIERVILHIQVSTLHPSTFNQLMISQLLHDWGEEGFMAHVDRVTDFYSNQKDAILAAADKWLTGLAEWHVPAAGMFLWIKVKGINDVKELIEEKAVKMGVLMLPGNAFYIDSSAPSPYLRASFSSASPEQMDMAFQVLAQLIKESL; encoded by the exons ATGAATTACGCACGGTTCATCACCGCAGCGAGCGCAGCCAGAAACCCTTCTCCCATCCGGACCGCGA CTGAAATATCGAGCAGAGGACCAAAATCGATGATCTCCTTGGCTGGTGGCTTACCAAATCCAAACATGTTTCCTTTTAAGACTGCTGTAATCACTGTAGAAAATGGAAAGACCATCGAATTTGGAGAAGAGATGATGAAGAGAGCACTTCAGTATTCTCCGAGTGCTGG AATTCCAGAGCTTTTGTCCTGGCTAAAACAGTTACAAATAAAATTGCATAATCCTCCTACTGTCCATTACCCACCCAGTCAAGGACAAATGGACCTATGTGTCACATCTGGCAGCCAACAAGGTCTTTGTAAG GTGTTTGAAATGATCATTAACCCTGGAGATAATGTCCTCCTAGATGAACCTGCTTATTCAGGAACTCTTCAAAGT CTGCACCCACTGGGCTGCAACATTATTAATGTTGCCAGTGATGAACATGGGATTGTTCCAGATTCCCTAAGAGACATACTTTCCAGATGGAAACCAGAAGATTCAAAGAATCCCCAGAAAAACACCCCCAAATTTCTTTATACTGTTCCAAGTGGCAACAACCCTACTGGAAACTCATTAACAAGTGAACGCAAAAAGGAAATCTATGAG CTTGCAAGAAAATATGATTTCCTCATAATAGAAGATGATCCTTACTATTTTCTCCAGTTTAACAAG ttcagggtaccAACATTTCTTTCCATGGATGTTGATGGACGTGTCATCAGAGCTGActctttttcaaaaatcatttccTCTGG GTTGAGAATAGGATTTTTAACTGGTCCGAAACCCTTAATAGAGAGAGTTATTTTACACATACAAGTTTCAACATTGCACCCCAGCACTTTCAACCAG CTCATGATATCACAGCTTCTACATGATTGGGGAGAAGAGGGTTTCATGGCTCATGTAGACAG GGTTACTGATTTCTATAGTAACCAGAAGGATGCAATATTGGCAGCTGCAGACAAGTGGTTAACTG GTTTGGCAGAATGGCATGTTCCTGCTGCTGGAATGTTTTTATGGATTAAAGTTAAAGGCATTAATGATGTAAAAGAACTGATTGAAGAAAAAGCCGTTAAGATGGGG GTATTAATGCTCCCTGGAAATGCTTTCTACATCGATAGCTCAGCTCCTAGCCCTTACTTGAGAGCATCCTTCTCTTCAGCTTCTCCAGAACAGATGGATATG gcCTTCCAGGTATTAGCACAACTTATAAAAGAATCTTTATGA
- the AADAT gene encoding kynurenine/alpha-aminoadipate aminotransferase, mitochondrial isoform X1 — MKLTDRSGLSGGGLLLLWPFAVFLIPLPSLWSPSFFSPSTAEISSRGPKSMISLAGGLPNPNMFPFKTAVITVENGKTIEFGEEMMKRALQYSPSAGIPELLSWLKQLQIKLHNPPTVHYPPSQGQMDLCVTSGSQQGLCKVFEMIINPGDNVLLDEPAYSGTLQSLHPLGCNIINVASDEHGIVPDSLRDILSRWKPEDSKNPQKNTPKFLYTVPSGNNPTGNSLTSERKKEIYELARKYDFLIIEDDPYYFLQFNKFRVPTFLSMDVDGRVIRADSFSKIISSGLRIGFLTGPKPLIERVILHIQVSTLHPSTFNQLMISQLLHDWGEEGFMAHVDRVTDFYSNQKDAILAAADKWLTGLAEWHVPAAGMFLWIKVKGINDVKELIEEKAVKMGVLMLPGNAFYIDSSAPSPYLRASFSSASPEQMDMAFQVLAQLIKESL; from the exons ATGAAGCTCACAGACAGGTCGGGGCTAAGTGGAGGAGGGCTTCTGCTGTTGTGGCCCTTTGCTGTCTTCCTGATCCCTCTGCCTTCTCTTTGGTCACCTTCATTCTTTAGTCCCTCCACAG CTGAAATATCGAGCAGAGGACCAAAATCGATGATCTCCTTGGCTGGTGGCTTACCAAATCCAAACATGTTTCCTTTTAAGACTGCTGTAATCACTGTAGAAAATGGAAAGACCATCGAATTTGGAGAAGAGATGATGAAGAGAGCACTTCAGTATTCTCCGAGTGCTGG AATTCCAGAGCTTTTGTCCTGGCTAAAACAGTTACAAATAAAATTGCATAATCCTCCTACTGTCCATTACCCACCCAGTCAAGGACAAATGGACCTATGTGTCACATCTGGCAGCCAACAAGGTCTTTGTAAG GTGTTTGAAATGATCATTAACCCTGGAGATAATGTCCTCCTAGATGAACCTGCTTATTCAGGAACTCTTCAAAGT CTGCACCCACTGGGCTGCAACATTATTAATGTTGCCAGTGATGAACATGGGATTGTTCCAGATTCCCTAAGAGACATACTTTCCAGATGGAAACCAGAAGATTCAAAGAATCCCCAGAAAAACACCCCCAAATTTCTTTATACTGTTCCAAGTGGCAACAACCCTACTGGAAACTCATTAACAAGTGAACGCAAAAAGGAAATCTATGAG CTTGCAAGAAAATATGATTTCCTCATAATAGAAGATGATCCTTACTATTTTCTCCAGTTTAACAAG ttcagggtaccAACATTTCTTTCCATGGATGTTGATGGACGTGTCATCAGAGCTGActctttttcaaaaatcatttccTCTGG GTTGAGAATAGGATTTTTAACTGGTCCGAAACCCTTAATAGAGAGAGTTATTTTACACATACAAGTTTCAACATTGCACCCCAGCACTTTCAACCAG CTCATGATATCACAGCTTCTACATGATTGGGGAGAAGAGGGTTTCATGGCTCATGTAGACAG GGTTACTGATTTCTATAGTAACCAGAAGGATGCAATATTGGCAGCTGCAGACAAGTGGTTAACTG GTTTGGCAGAATGGCATGTTCCTGCTGCTGGAATGTTTTTATGGATTAAAGTTAAAGGCATTAATGATGTAAAAGAACTGATTGAAGAAAAAGCCGTTAAGATGGGG GTATTAATGCTCCCTGGAAATGCTTTCTACATCGATAGCTCAGCTCCTAGCCCTTACTTGAGAGCATCCTTCTCTTCAGCTTCTCCAGAACAGATGGATATG gcCTTCCAGGTATTAGCACAACTTATAAAAGAATCTTTATGA